The genomic window CGACGGCTTCCTGGTGGTTGTGGCGGGCGGTACGTCGCACGGGGTGGGTCTGGAGGCCCCGAAGGCGATGCACGGCGTCATGCCGCGCGCCAAGGGCGTCGCCCGGGCGGGCCTCGCGACGGTCAACCGGAACCTTTCTCCGTTCGTCTGGGGCGGCAAGCAGCGCTGGTTCGCCGAGCCGCCGCACATGCAGGTTTCGATCCTCTTCGTGCCGTCGGACGCCCCAGAGCCCAAGGTCGGCGAGGAACTGGTGGCGCATCTGCGGCACACCACCACGCAGTTCGACCGCATCGTCGACCGCTGAGCCTGCCTCCTAGGGAGCGGAGGAGCCGGTCTCGGGCGGGAATGCCCGCGCTGCTACGCGGAAGGCCGTACACGAGGTTCTCGTGTACGGCCTTCCGCGTGATCCCGCCAGGCTCTGTTCGCTCAGGGCGAACTGTCCTCCGGGCCACGGCTGCCCCACTCCACCGGCGGCCCCTCGAAGTACATCGCGTGCCGCGGGGGATGGGCCGCGGCGCCGTACACATGAACGTCCTCCGCGCCGTCGAGCACCCCGCCGGACGGATCGTCGTCACCGGCCCGGCGCACCATGTCCCGCTCCGGCATGAAGATGTCGCGTACGACGACGACACACAGGAAGAGGGTCCCCAACAGGTGGGCCATGATGGCGAGTTGGTAGCCCTCGGCAGGCAGGCCCTTGTGAGCCTCTCCGCTGGTCGTGTACGCGAGGTACATCCAGATCCCCAGGAAGTACCCGACCTCGCAGGCCTGCCAGATCAGGAAGTCCCGCCAGCGGGGCCGGGCCAGCGCGGCTAGAGGCACCAGCCAGAGCACGTACTGCGGCGAGTAGACCTTGTTGGTGAGGATGAAGGCCGCGACGATCAGGAAGGCGAGCTGCGCGAAGCGCGGGCGGCGAGGGGCGGTCAACGTAAGTGCGGCGATACCTGCGCAGACGAGCACCATAGAGACCATTGCGTACGCGTTCGCCGTCTCGGGGGTGATCTGGATGTTCACCCGCTGCGCGATGACGAGGAAGAAGGAGCCGAAGTCGACGCCGCGTTCCTGGCTGAAGCGATAGAACTTCGCCCATCCGTCCGGTGCCAGGAGCATCACCGGCAGGTTCACCGCGAGCCAGGCCCCGACGGCACCGAGCAGCGCGGTCACGTATGCACGCCACTTGCCCGCCCGCCAGCACAGCACGAGGAGCGGTCCGAGCACCAGGAACGGGTAGAACTTGGCGGCCGTGGCGAGACCGATCAGCACACCGAAGGCGAGGGGACGCTGTCGCGACCACATCAGCATCGCGGCGGCCAGTAGAGCCACGGCGAGCAGGTCCCAGTTGATGGTTGCGGTCAGCGCGAAAGCAGGCGCCAAGGCCACCAGAAGGCCGTCCCAGGGGCGCCGACGGTGGATGCGCGCGCTGCAGACGGCGATGACCGCCGCGCAGACCATCAGCATCCCGGCATTGACCATCCAGTACCACTGCTCTTGTCTCTGGATGGTGCCGCTGCCCGGGGTGAGCCAGGCGGCGACCTCCATGAACACACCGGTCAGCACCGGGTACTCGAGGTACTCCATGTCGCCGGGGATCTTGTCGAAGTACGGCACGAGTCCGTCGGCGAAGCCACGCCCCTGGTAGAGGTGTGGGATGTCCGAGTAGCACGCGTGCGTGTACTGGGAGCTGGCTCCGAAGAACCATGCGCCGTCGTAGCAGGGCAGCTTCTGCACCATGCCGAGCGCGAACATGCCGATGGCCACCAGCGCGACGACCCGTACCGGCGTCCACCAGGATGTGCCGAGCAGGGCCCGCCGCCCGATCGGGCCGCCGATCAGCTCACTGCCGGTCGAAGCGACCTCGTCCTCCTTGGTCGGCCGCACTGGCTCCGGCTCGTCCACGCTCACTCGCGTCGTCTCTGCACTGGGCATGCCGCACATCCTGCCGTACGCGCCTAGGAATACGCCGAGGACCACCGCATCCCGTCGCATGCGACGGCCCCATGTTTCACGTGAAACACATCTCAACCGCTGTGTCCGAGTTCCTCGGCGGACACGGCAAGGGCCACCGCACATGGTCGGTGCGGTGGCCCTTGTTTCACGTGAAACACGTTCTGCGGGGCGGGGAGCTACCCGCTGGAGCCCCCGAAGAGACCCCCGTTCTGGTTGCCTCTCGAATCGTCCTCCGACTCCGTCGGTGTCCCGGTCACCCCACCATCGATGCCCCCGGTGTCCGTACCACCCGTGTCCGTACCACCCGTGTCCTCGCAGTTGGGGTTGAACGGGTTGTTGCAGGTCTCGCTGGGCGTCGGTGAGGGGAGGATCTCACTCTCGGACGGCGTCGGGCTCGGCTTGGGGCTCTCCTCCTCGGACTCGGTCACCGTCGGCGTCGGTGTCGGGTCCGGGTCGTCGTTGACGATCACACCGATCGGCTCGGGCTCCGGGAAGTCCTCCGACGGCTCGTCCTTGAGCGCGTCTTCCATGTAGTCGTGCCAGATCTCAGCCGGGAACGAGGCACCGTGAATCGTCTCCTGGCCACCCGTGCCGTACATCTCCAAGAACGTGCGCTTCTTGTTCGACTCGTCGTCGTCCATGCGGTACATGCTGATCGCGGTCGACAGCTGCGGCGTGTACCCGACGAACCAGGCCGACTTGTTGCCGTCGGTGGTACCGGTCTTGCCCGCCACCTCACGGCCGGTCAGCTGGGCCGACGTACCGGTTCCCTCGTCGACGACGGTCTTGAGGACATCGGTGACGTTGTCGGCGACCCCCGACGTGAAGGCCCGCTTCGGCTCGGCGATGTCGTCGTGGTCGAACATGGTCAGACCCTCATGCTCGACCGTCTTGACCGAGAACGGGTCATTCTGCTTGCCACTGGCGGCGAAGGTTGCATACGAACCGGCCATCCGGATCGCACTGGGATCGGAGATACCGATCGAGAAGGACGGGTAGCCCGTGCCGGCGAGGCTGCCCTCCTTGAGGCCTGCCTCCATGGCCGCTTCCTTCACCCGGTCCAGACCGACGTCCATACCCAGCTGCACGAAGGCGGAGTTCGCCGAGACCCGCATCGCCTCGCGGAGGTCGATCTGGTACTTCGGCGGGCTGCCGTACGACTCGTCGTCGTCGTTGGCCTGCAGCCACTCCTTGCCCTCTTCATTGGTCCAGATGTCGCCGTTGTAGTCCTTGATCTTGAGGTTGTTCTTACCGCTGTAGAGGCTCTTCGGCGAGACGATGGTGCGCTCGTCCTGCGCTTGGTCCGGATCGAGAGCGGGGTCACGCTTGCCCCAGGTCATGGCTGCCGCCAGGACGAACGGCTTGAACGTCGAACCGACCTGTGCGCCGGTGACGTCGGCGTTGTTGGTGAAGTGCTTGGTGGCGTCCTCACCACCGTAGATCGCCTCGATGGCGCCCGACTTCGGATTCACCGACGCACCACCGAACTGCACATGGGTGTCGGTCTTCGGGCGCTGGTCCGGCTTGATGTTCTCCTTGCGGACCTTCGCCACGGCCTTCTCGAGTTCCTTGACCTTGTCCTTGTCGAAGGTCGTGTGGATCTCGTAGCCGCCTTGCTCGAGTTCCTTCTGCGTGATCTCGGTGTTGTTGAGGATGTAGCCCTTGGCCGTGTCGACGAGGTAACCGATCTGGCCGCCCAGCTGAGCGTTGGAGCGAGGAGACT from Streptomyces sp. DSM 40750 includes these protein-coding regions:
- a CDS encoding transglycosylase domain-containing protein, with translation MSEHRRKPPQPQGGGRAAARRGQSASSGRRAAPRGATGSLSDTYGSGGEETQYEGRAAARRATQRSTGVGPGGGRRRAVEPAGRGPGRARGRAAPPGKKRFIDYPRAGKYGAMRWVPSWRQVTGLFIGFFGCLVAAAGIGYAVVAVPNPAEAATAQNNVYYWSDGSQMVATGGEVNRQIIAYEKIPKAMRYAVMSAENKTFETDSGVDPMGIARAVVNMAKGGQTQGGSTITQQYVKNAMLDDQSQTLSRKVKELFISVKVGASVDKDEIMRGYLNTAYFGRGAYGLQAAARTYFGIDAEKLNPSQCAFLAAVLKGATYYDPAGATSIDPAATAQANTKRATERWGWILNEMVKDKRLSAADQAKYPDFPKIQSPRSNAQLGGQIGYLVDTAKGYILNNTEITQKELEQGGYEIHTTFDKDKVKELEKAVAKVRKENIKPDQRPKTDTHVQFGGASVNPKSGAIEAIYGGEDATKHFTNNADVTGAQVGSTFKPFVLAAAMTWGKRDPALDPDQAQDERTIVSPKSLYSGKNNLKIKDYNGDIWTNEEGKEWLQANDDDESYGSPPKYQIDLREAMRVSANSAFVQLGMDVGLDRVKEAAMEAGLKEGSLAGTGYPSFSIGISDPSAIRMAGSYATFAASGKQNDPFSVKTVEHEGLTMFDHDDIAEPKRAFTSGVADNVTDVLKTVVDEGTGTSAQLTGREVAGKTGTTDGNKSAWFVGYTPQLSTAISMYRMDDDESNKKRTFLEMYGTGGQETIHGASFPAEIWHDYMEDALKDEPSEDFPEPEPIGVIVNDDPDPTPTPTVTESEEESPKPSPTPSESEILPSPTPSETCNNPFNPNCEDTGGTDTGGTDTGGIDGGVTGTPTESEDDSRGNQNGGLFGGSSG
- a CDS encoding glycosyltransferase family 87 protein, whose product is MCGMPSAETTRVSVDEPEPVRPTKEDEVASTGSELIGGPIGRRALLGTSWWTPVRVVALVAIGMFALGMVQKLPCYDGAWFFGASSQYTHACYSDIPHLYQGRGFADGLVPYFDKIPGDMEYLEYPVLTGVFMEVAAWLTPGSGTIQRQEQWYWMVNAGMLMVCAAVIAVCSARIHRRRPWDGLLVALAPAFALTATINWDLLAVALLAAAMLMWSRQRPLAFGVLIGLATAAKFYPFLVLGPLLVLCWRAGKWRAYVTALLGAVGAWLAVNLPVMLLAPDGWAKFYRFSQERGVDFGSFFLVIAQRVNIQITPETANAYAMVSMVLVCAGIAALTLTAPRRPRFAQLAFLIVAAFILTNKVYSPQYVLWLVPLAALARPRWRDFLIWQACEVGYFLGIWMYLAYTTSGEAHKGLPAEGYQLAIMAHLLGTLFLCVVVVRDIFMPERDMVRRAGDDDPSGGVLDGAEDVHVYGAAAHPPRHAMYFEGPPVEWGSRGPEDSSP